A region of Streptomyces deccanensis DNA encodes the following proteins:
- a CDS encoding serine/threonine-protein kinase has protein sequence MSTLIGQGGMGQVWTAYDQRLDRRVAVKLLRPDKVAGQEADELRRRFVRECRVTAQVDHPGLVTVHDAGSEGEELFLVMQYVDGADLADHLAEHDPYPWQWTVSVAAQLCAVLSAVHAVPIIHRDLKPRNVMVKQDGTVTVLDLGVASVMDTDTTRLTHTGSPIGSPAYMAPEQAMGGAVGPYTDLYALGVLMHELLSGNVPFTGSTALGVLHRHLYEPPVPVRRLRPEVPENLEALVLRLLSKDPQHRPSSAQETYEQLLPLLPARGMPTGSPLDPTRPFLRPHAPWPDRARIPAPQPSAAPDPAPAADKPDVAGAVDEVKRLLGEGRITQAVDILGAILPAAAAQHGEHSPVVRTLRKQYAATLMDDGQYRRALPELRRLADERAAEAGQADTQALRYRYDSAQCLEQLGEPAAALAEYRSLLPYYENQYVGGDPELSLDVRRRIGHLLLALGDRGAAHETLGRLLLDVERLRGPGHPLANEVRRTLQWLGQVRG, from the coding sequence CTGTCCACGCTCATCGGACAGGGCGGCATGGGCCAGGTGTGGACCGCCTACGACCAGCGCCTCGACCGGCGGGTGGCGGTCAAACTGCTGCGCCCGGACAAGGTCGCGGGCCAGGAGGCCGACGAACTGCGCCGCCGCTTCGTGCGGGAGTGCCGCGTCACCGCCCAGGTCGACCACCCCGGCCTGGTGACCGTCCACGACGCGGGCAGCGAGGGCGAGGAACTCTTCCTCGTCATGCAGTACGTCGACGGGGCCGACCTCGCCGACCACCTCGCCGAGCACGACCCCTACCCCTGGCAGTGGACCGTCTCGGTCGCCGCCCAGCTGTGCGCCGTGCTCTCCGCCGTGCACGCGGTACCGATCATCCACCGCGACCTCAAGCCGCGGAACGTGATGGTCAAGCAGGACGGCACGGTCACCGTGCTCGACCTCGGCGTCGCCTCCGTCATGGACACCGACACCACCCGCCTCACCCACACCGGCTCACCCATCGGCAGCCCCGCCTACATGGCCCCCGAGCAGGCCATGGGCGGCGCGGTCGGCCCGTACACCGACCTGTACGCCCTCGGTGTGCTGATGCACGAACTGCTCAGCGGGAACGTCCCGTTCACCGGCTCGACAGCCCTCGGCGTGCTGCACCGCCACCTCTACGAACCGCCGGTCCCGGTCCGCCGACTGCGCCCCGAGGTCCCCGAGAACCTGGAGGCCCTGGTCCTGCGGCTGCTCTCCAAGGACCCGCAGCACCGCCCGTCCTCCGCGCAGGAGACCTACGAACAGCTCCTCCCGCTGCTCCCCGCGCGCGGGATGCCCACCGGCTCCCCGCTCGACCCCACGCGCCCCTTCCTGCGCCCGCACGCCCCGTGGCCGGACCGCGCCCGCATCCCCGCGCCGCAGCCGTCCGCCGCCCCCGACCCCGCGCCCGCCGCCGACAAGCCTGACGTCGCCGGCGCCGTCGACGAGGTCAAGCGGCTCCTCGGCGAGGGCCGGATCACCCAGGCCGTCGACATCCTCGGCGCGATCCTCCCGGCCGCCGCCGCCCAGCACGGCGAGCACTCACCCGTCGTCCGCACCCTCCGCAAGCAGTACGCGGCCACCCTCATGGACGACGGCCAGTACCGCCGCGCCCTGCCCGAGCTGCGCCGCCTCGCCGACGAGCGCGCCGCCGAGGCCGGCCAGGCCGACACGCAGGCCCTGCGCTACCGCTACGACTCCGCCCAGTGCCTCGAACAACTCGGCGAACCGGCCGCGGCCCTCGCCGAGTACCGCTCGCTCCTGCCGTACTACGAGAACCAGTACGTCGGCGGCGACCCCGAGCTCTCCCTCGACGTCCGCCGCCGCATAGGCCACCTGCTCCTCGCCCTCGGCGACCGCGGCGCCGCCCACGAGACCCTCGGCCGTCTTCTGCTCGACGTGGAACGGCTACGGGGACCGGGCCACCCGCTGGCGAACGAGGTCCGGCGCACGTTGCAGTGGCTGGGCCAGGTACGGGGCTGA
- a CDS encoding transglycosylase family protein — protein MLSGNGRHRRPRQAPALLVAAGVTGSAIAIPLLGATGASAASGTTWDQVAECESGGSWSADTGNGRYGGLQLTQANWEKYGGLDYAATADQASRSQQIAVAEKVLADQGVGVWSTCGLLHNLGGDSGSADVDTGVADDSTKSGSASGSSSSSDSSGSSDSSASTDGADSAKSGDSDDSSAPGGSTSDAFDGSTKAKTGSGADADSGDTGGSGDSDGSTSSEATKSPKSDDSSQSDDSSADESEAGTGRHRGASADESPAAGTEADTDAADDSRADSTPSGRHASRGGDAAREGVDGAYTVRAGDSLTRIANSLDLDGGWRKLYSENEGTVGTDPDLILPGQTLEVGAETGEK, from the coding sequence ATGCTCTCCGGGAACGGTCGTCACCGTCGCCCCCGTCAGGCACCCGCCCTCCTGGTCGCGGCCGGAGTGACCGGCTCGGCCATCGCGATCCCCCTGCTCGGCGCCACCGGCGCGAGCGCGGCCAGCGGAACCACCTGGGACCAGGTGGCGGAGTGCGAGAGCGGTGGCTCCTGGAGCGCGGACACCGGGAACGGACGCTACGGCGGCCTCCAGCTCACCCAGGCGAACTGGGAGAAGTACGGCGGCCTCGACTACGCCGCGACCGCCGACCAGGCCAGCCGTTCGCAGCAGATAGCCGTCGCTGAGAAGGTGCTCGCGGACCAGGGCGTCGGCGTCTGGTCCACCTGCGGCCTGCTCCACAACCTCGGCGGCGACTCCGGTTCCGCCGACGTGGACACGGGCGTCGCGGACGACTCGACGAAGTCGGGCAGTGCATCCGGCTCGTCCAGCTCATCCGATTCATCCGGTTCGTCGGATTCCTCCGCTTCGACCGACGGGGCCGATTCGGCCAAGTCCGGCGACTCGGACGACTCCAGCGCGCCCGGCGGCTCGACCTCCGACGCCTTCGACGGGTCCACCAAGGCCAAGACCGGCTCGGGCGCCGACGCCGACTCGGGCGACACGGGTGGCTCGGGCGACTCGGACGGCTCGACGAGCTCCGAGGCCACGAAGTCACCCAAGTCGGACGATTCGTCGCAGAGTGACGACTCTTCGGCCGACGAGAGCGAAGCCGGCACCGGTCGTCACCGCGGCGCCAGCGCCGACGAGAGCCCCGCCGCGGGCACGGAGGCCGACACGGACGCGGCCGACGACTCCCGCGCCGACTCCACCCCCTCCGGCCGTCACGCCTCCCGTGGCGGCGACGCGGCGCGCGAGGGTGTCGACGGCGCCTACACCGTCCGCGCGGGCGACAGCCTGACGCGGATCGCGAACTCGCTCGACCTGGACGGCGGGTGGCGCAAGCTCTACTCCGAGAACGAGGGCACGGTCGGAACTGACCCGGACCTTATCCTTCCCGGTCAGACCCTCGAAGTCGGTGCCGAAACGGGCGAAAAGTAG
- a CDS encoding N-6 DNA methylase — protein MQGNGTEVTAADIARLAGVGRAAVSNWRRRHADFPKPVGGTETSPAFALGEVEAWLRDQGKLAEVPLKERVWQQVTGHPEGPVAALVHTGCALLLLHERPLAWLELSAVPDDGELARTLSGALGEVLAPRFGPGREPAVSAPRPAQLLPSVPLLRGATELAADLGARQTFEFLLARHLDANPRQYTLTPGELAELMAELAGPARSVLDPACGTGALLRAAARPDQELYGQDSAGELAALTALRLALRTGSTVRTAPGDSLRADAYEHLRAEAVLCHPPFNERNWGHDELAYDPRWEYGFPARTESELAWVQHALARLEDGGTAVLLMPPAAASRRSGRRIRADLLRRGALRAVIALPVGAAPPYNIPLHLWVLRRPGRAAVPQRLLLVDTGRLVPEGRSGFDWAAVRTAVLDAWRPFDRSGETTHRPGLSRALPVIDLLDDDVDLAPARHLPPPAAGGGTEELAAVRERLGETLRLTADLTPPLAEEARTARWPLTTVGELARGGALVLRTGGNGPHARVLTDHDVLAGTAPSGTLPETGGEPPVLVVPGDVVVPVLGGGGVARVIDEETAGAALGRNLTLLRPDAAALDAWFVAGFLRSTANSRQASSYASTATRLDVRRLQLPRLPLDQQRRYGERFRALAAFEDALRRAGRLGERLVRGMYDGLTDGTVAPD, from the coding sequence GTGCAGGGGAACGGGACAGAGGTCACGGCCGCGGACATCGCGCGGCTCGCCGGGGTGGGTCGTGCCGCCGTCAGCAACTGGCGCCGACGGCACGCCGACTTCCCCAAACCGGTCGGCGGCACCGAGACCAGCCCGGCCTTCGCGCTCGGCGAGGTCGAGGCATGGCTGCGCGACCAGGGCAAGCTCGCCGAGGTACCCCTGAAGGAGCGCGTCTGGCAGCAGGTCACCGGCCACCCGGAGGGCCCCGTCGCCGCTCTGGTGCACACCGGCTGCGCCCTGCTCCTGCTCCACGAACGACCCCTGGCCTGGCTGGAGTTGAGCGCTGTCCCCGACGACGGGGAACTGGCCCGCACGCTGTCCGGGGCGCTCGGGGAGGTCCTCGCCCCGCGCTTCGGCCCGGGCCGCGAGCCCGCCGTGTCCGCGCCGCGGCCCGCCCAACTCCTGCCCTCGGTCCCGCTGCTGCGCGGCGCCACCGAACTCGCGGCCGATCTCGGCGCACGGCAGACCTTCGAGTTCCTGCTCGCCCGGCACCTCGACGCCAACCCCCGCCAGTACACGCTCACTCCGGGCGAGCTCGCCGAGCTGATGGCCGAACTCGCCGGGCCCGCGCGGTCCGTGCTCGACCCGGCCTGCGGCACCGGCGCCCTCCTGCGCGCCGCCGCCCGCCCCGACCAGGAGCTGTACGGCCAGGACAGCGCCGGCGAACTGGCCGCCCTCACCGCGCTCCGCCTCGCCCTGCGCACCGGGAGCACCGTGCGCACCGCCCCGGGGGACAGCCTCCGCGCGGACGCGTACGAGCACCTCAGGGCCGAGGCCGTCCTGTGCCACCCGCCGTTCAACGAGCGCAACTGGGGCCACGACGAACTCGCCTACGACCCGCGCTGGGAGTACGGCTTCCCGGCCCGCACGGAGTCCGAACTCGCCTGGGTGCAGCACGCGCTGGCCCGCCTGGAGGACGGCGGCACCGCCGTGCTGCTGATGCCGCCCGCCGCCGCGAGCCGCCGCTCGGGGCGCCGGATCCGCGCCGACCTGCTGCGCCGGGGCGCCCTGCGCGCCGTGATCGCCCTGCCGGTCGGCGCGGCACCCCCGTACAACATCCCGCTGCACCTGTGGGTGCTGCGCAGGCCCGGCAGGGCTGCCGTGCCGCAGCGGTTGCTGCTCGTCGACACCGGGCGGCTCGTGCCCGAGGGGCGGAGCGGGTTCGACTGGGCGGCCGTGCGCACCGCCGTGCTCGACGCCTGGCGGCCCTTCGACCGCTCGGGCGAGACGACGCACCGGCCGGGGCTCAGCCGCGCGCTGCCGGTCATCGACCTGCTCGACGACGACGTGGACCTGGCCCCCGCCCGGCATCTGCCGCCCCCGGCCGCCGGCGGCGGCACCGAGGAACTGGCCGCCGTGCGCGAACGCCTCGGCGAGACCCTCCGGTTGACCGCAGACCTCACGCCCCCGCTCGCCGAGGAGGCCCGGACCGCGCGCTGGCCGCTCACCACGGTCGGCGAACTCGCGCGCGGGGGAGCCCTGGTACTGCGCACCGGCGGGAACGGCCCCCACGCGCGCGTGCTCACCGACCACGACGTCCTGGCCGGCACCGCACCCTCGGGCACGCTCCCCGAGACCGGGGGCGAGCCCCCCGTGCTCGTGGTGCCAGGCGACGTCGTCGTCCCCGTCCTCGGCGGCGGAGGGGTCGCACGGGTGATCGACGAGGAGACCGCGGGCGCCGCCCTCGGCCGCAACCTCACCCTGCTGCGCCCCGACGCGGCCGCCCTCGACGCCTGGTTCGTCGCCGGCTTCCTGCGCTCCACCGCCAACAGCCGCCAGGCCAGCAGCTACGCCTCCACCGCGACCCGGCTCGACGTCCGCCGCCTCCAACTGCCCCGCCTGCCCCTGGACCAGCAGCGCCGCTACGGCGAACGCTTCCGCGCCCTCGCCGCGTTCGAGGACGCCCTCCGCCGGGCCGGCCGCCTCGGCGAACGCCTGGTGCGCGGCATGTACGACGGCCTCACGGACGGCACGGTCGCCCCGGACTGA
- a CDS encoding HNH endonuclease family protein, with protein MVRLRGGIATVALVLVAATGCELDNAGGSAGPQEVPGGGGAAFAAAEALTVKGRAPKNNYDRGEFGSPWADTDSNSCGTRDDILKRDLDQVKFRADDCTVVSGVLDPDPYTGEDVPYVRGRSKIDVDHIVALSDAWQKGAQQWDDSKRIALANDPLNLLAVDSGTNRGKGDGDTATWLPPNKAYRCTYVAAQVAVKTKYGLWVTSAEQDAMKRVLSTCPEQKLPTGGNPTKAPARFHAD; from the coding sequence GTGGTGCGTCTGAGGGGTGGGATCGCCACCGTCGCTCTGGTGCTGGTCGCCGCGACCGGCTGCGAACTGGACAACGCCGGCGGCTCGGCCGGACCGCAGGAGGTTCCCGGCGGGGGCGGTGCCGCGTTCGCCGCGGCGGAGGCGCTGACCGTCAAGGGCCGGGCGCCCAAGAACAATTACGACCGTGGCGAGTTCGGCAGTCCCTGGGCCGACACCGACTCCAACAGCTGCGGCACCCGCGACGACATACTCAAGCGCGACTTGGACCAGGTGAAGTTCCGGGCCGACGACTGCACGGTGGTCTCCGGTGTGCTCGACCCGGACCCGTACACCGGGGAGGACGTGCCGTACGTCCGGGGCCGCAGCAAGATCGACGTGGACCACATCGTGGCCCTCTCCGACGCCTGGCAGAAGGGCGCCCAGCAGTGGGACGACAGCAAGCGCATCGCGCTGGCCAACGACCCGCTCAACCTGCTCGCGGTGGACTCCGGCACCAACCGCGGCAAGGGCGACGGTGACACGGCCACCTGGCTGCCGCCCAACAAGGCCTACCGCTGCACCTATGTGGCCGCCCAGGTCGCCGTGAAGACGAAGTACGGCCTGTGGGTCACCTCCGCCGAACAGGACGCCATGAAGCGCGTCCTGAGCACCTGCCCGGAGCAGAAGCTGCCCACCGGCGGCAACCCGACGAAGGCGCCGGCCCGCTTCCACGCGGACTGA
- a CDS encoding cytochrome P450 family protein, whose product MTDHPSSLSSPAPSLFTWEFATDPYPAYAWLREHAPVHRTRLPSGVEAWLVTRYTDAKQALADARLSKNPAHHDEPAHAKGKTGIPGERKAELMTHLLNIDPPDHTRLRRLVSKAFTPRRVAEFAPRVQELTDQLIDRFAETGEADLIHDFAFPLPIYAICDLLGVPREDQDDFQDWAGMMIRHGGGPRGGVARSVKKMRGYLADLIHRKREGLTEHPAPGEDLISGLIRASDHGEHLTENEAAAMAFILLFAGFETTVNLIGNGTYALLTHPDQRTRLQASLAAGETALLETGVEELLRYDGPVELATWRFATRPLTIGGQDIAQGDPVLVVLAAADRDPARFEDPDTLDLSRRDNQHLGYGHGIHYCLGAPLARLEGQTALATLLTRLPDLRLAAEPADLRWRGGLIMRGLRTLPVQFTPQGRSESIS is encoded by the coding sequence GTGACCGACCATCCCTCGTCCCTCAGCAGCCCCGCGCCCTCCCTCTTCACCTGGGAGTTCGCCACCGATCCGTACCCGGCGTACGCCTGGCTCCGGGAGCACGCCCCGGTGCACCGGACGCGGCTGCCCAGTGGGGTGGAGGCCTGGCTGGTCACCCGCTACACCGACGCCAAGCAGGCCCTCGCCGACGCGCGCCTGTCGAAGAACCCCGCGCACCACGACGAGCCCGCCCACGCCAAGGGCAAGACCGGCATCCCCGGTGAGCGCAAGGCCGAGTTGATGACCCATCTGCTCAACATCGATCCGCCGGACCACACGCGGCTGCGCCGTCTCGTCTCGAAGGCGTTCACACCCCGCCGGGTCGCCGAGTTCGCCCCCCGGGTGCAGGAGTTGACCGATCAGCTCATCGACCGCTTCGCGGAGACGGGCGAGGCCGATCTCATCCACGACTTCGCCTTCCCGCTCCCCATCTACGCGATCTGCGACCTCCTCGGCGTCCCCCGCGAGGACCAGGACGACTTCCAGGACTGGGCAGGCATGATGATCCGGCACGGCGGCGGCCCGAGGGGCGGCGTCGCGCGGTCGGTGAAGAAGATGCGCGGTTACCTCGCCGACCTCATCCACAGGAAGCGTGAAGGCCTCACCGAGCACCCCGCCCCCGGCGAGGACCTCATCTCCGGCCTCATCCGTGCCTCCGACCACGGCGAGCACCTCACCGAGAACGAGGCCGCGGCCATGGCGTTCATCCTGCTCTTCGCCGGCTTCGAGACGACCGTCAACCTCATCGGCAACGGCACCTACGCCCTGCTCACCCACCCCGACCAGCGCACCCGCCTCCAGGCCTCCCTGGCAGCGGGGGAGACCGCGCTGCTCGAAACCGGCGTCGAGGAACTCCTGCGCTACGACGGCCCCGTCGAGCTGGCCACCTGGCGGTTCGCGACCCGCCCCCTCACCATCGGCGGACAGGACATCGCCCAGGGCGACCCCGTCCTCGTCGTCCTCGCGGCCGCCGACCGCGACCCCGCCCGCTTCGAGGACCCCGACACCCTCGACCTCTCCCGCCGTGACAACCAGCACCTCGGCTACGGCCACGGCATCCACTACTGCCTCGGCGCCCCCCTCGCCCGCCTCGAAGGCCAGACCGCGCTGGCGACGCTCCTCACCCGCCTCCCCGACCTCCGACTCGCTGCGGAGCCGGCCGACTTGCGATGGCGAGGAGGGCTCATCATGCGCGGATTGCGCACGCTTCCGGTGCAATTCACCCCGCAGGGGCGGTCCGAGAGCATTTCGTGA
- a CDS encoding nucleoside triphosphate pyrophosphohydrolase has translation MNAHRPDGDPVPTAPETSSSDPGRVVLLTTSHRVAPGLLSWPAWQALHGADRVLCADEAHPQLPYLREAGVTVERATPTAEELVDACAGDRTVVVVATAEGEPRLTDGLARLAGSGRLRMPSLELLPASYDLPGARLLDLVQVMDRIRAECPWSSQQTHKGLAKYGIEEAYELVEAIEEGDRDELREELGDVLLQVVFHARIAEDDPDTPFSIDDVAAGIITKLIHRHPHVFGDATATTPEEVKAHWLRTKAIEKRRESVTDGVPLGQPGLALAAKLSSRVRTAGLSVPIPQGHDIGYELLTLAARAEAEGVDPEAALRAASRAYRDAIRAAEGLDER, from the coding sequence GTGAACGCACACCGCCCCGACGGCGACCCCGTCCCCACGGCCCCCGAGACGTCGTCCTCCGACCCCGGCCGGGTCGTCCTGCTGACCACCAGCCACCGCGTCGCGCCCGGCCTGCTGTCCTGGCCCGCCTGGCAGGCACTGCACGGGGCGGACCGTGTCCTGTGCGCGGACGAGGCGCACCCTCAGCTCCCCTATCTGCGCGAGGCCGGCGTCACGGTCGAGCGGGCGACCCCGACCGCCGAGGAACTGGTCGACGCCTGCGCCGGCGACCGCACGGTGGTCGTGGTGGCCACGGCCGAGGGCGAACCCCGCCTCACCGACGGCCTCGCCCGCCTCGCCGGCTCGGGCCGCCTGCGGATGCCGTCCCTGGAGCTGCTCCCCGCCTCGTACGATCTCCCCGGCGCCCGCCTCCTCGACCTCGTCCAGGTCATGGACCGCATCCGCGCCGAGTGCCCCTGGTCCTCGCAGCAGACCCACAAGGGCCTCGCCAAGTACGGCATCGAGGAGGCGTACGAACTCGTCGAGGCCATCGAGGAGGGCGACCGCGACGAACTCCGCGAGGAACTGGGCGACGTCCTCCTCCAGGTCGTCTTCCACGCCCGCATCGCCGAGGACGACCCGGACACCCCCTTCTCCATCGACGACGTCGCCGCCGGCATCATCACCAAGCTCATCCACCGCCACCCCCACGTCTTCGGCGACGCCACGGCCACCACCCCGGAGGAGGTCAAGGCGCACTGGCTGCGCACGAAGGCGATAGAGAAACGCCGGGAGTCCGTGACCGACGGCGTCCCCCTGGGCCAGCCCGGCCTCGCCCTGGCCGCCAAACTCTCCTCCCGCGTCCGCACGGCCGGCCTGTCCGTCCCGATACCCCAGGGCCACGACATCGGCTACGAACTCCTCACCCTTGCCGCCCGCGCCGAGGCCGAGGGCGTCGATCCCGAGGCGGCCCTGAGAGCGGCGTCCCGCGCCTACCGCGACGCGATCCGAGCCGCGGAGGGCCTGGACGAGCGCTGA
- a CDS encoding SurA N-terminal domain-containing protein: protein MHRRRRTALLLTAALTAAAPLLTACGGDAHPGAAAVVGDDRITVAQLESRVNEVRAAQRAASTDESQYQQAVAQSSALTRNTLNGMVLEKVLDRALEDAGVTVSRKEVQQYRSSLESDAGGAEALETAYLQRYSVAPEQLEDSLRSDVEVQKLATALGADLNSQEGGAIFWKALSDASRKLDVDLNPRYGSWGVDKASGRVGLLEAKTPWLKEVTGTGSQQPA from the coding sequence TTGCACCGCCGCCGTCGCACCGCGCTCCTCCTCACCGCCGCGCTCACCGCCGCGGCCCCGCTCCTCACCGCCTGCGGGGGCGACGCCCATCCCGGCGCGGCGGCCGTCGTCGGCGACGACCGGATCACCGTCGCGCAGCTGGAGAGCCGGGTGAACGAGGTGCGCGCCGCCCAGCGCGCCGCCAGCACGGACGAGAGCCAGTACCAGCAGGCCGTCGCCCAGAGCAGCGCCCTCACCCGCAACACCCTGAACGGCATGGTCCTGGAGAAGGTCCTCGACCGGGCGCTGGAGGACGCGGGCGTGACGGTCTCCCGCAAGGAGGTCCAGCAGTACCGTTCCAGCCTGGAGTCGGACGCCGGCGGCGCCGAGGCCCTCGAAACGGCCTATCTGCAGCGCTACAGCGTCGCCCCCGAGCAGCTGGAGGACAGCCTCCGCAGCGATGTCGAGGTCCAGAAACTCGCCACCGCCCTCGGCGCCGACCTGAACAGCCAGGAGGGTGGCGCGATCTTCTGGAAGGCCCTCTCGGACGCCTCCCGGAAACTCGACGTCGACCTCAACCCCCGCTACGGCAGCTGGGGCGTCGACAAGGCCTCCGGCCGCGTGGGCCTGCTGGAGGCCAAGACGCCTTGGCTGAAGGAGGTCACGGGGACGGGGTCGCAGCAGCCTGCGTGA
- a CDS encoding transglycosylase family protein has translation MLFSSKGKHRRPSKAARAIAVAGVTGAAAVAAPLMAAGSASAATASEWDAVAQCESGGNWSINTGNGYYGGLQFSASTWAGYGGTKYASTADQATKAQQIEIAEKVLAGQGKGAWPVCGKGLSGAAYNGAAASSGSSNSGSSQQNTQESTKKSTEDTRASRSSERATVETPTGKKVKKGDGEYKVVTGDTLSAIAEKKNVKGGWEKLFELNKDIIDDADFIYPGQQLHLS, from the coding sequence ATGCTGTTTTCCAGCAAGGGCAAGCACCGTCGTCCGTCCAAGGCCGCCCGCGCCATCGCCGTCGCCGGCGTCACCGGCGCCGCCGCCGTCGCCGCCCCGCTGATGGCCGCCGGCAGCGCCTCCGCCGCCACCGCCTCCGAGTGGGACGCCGTCGCCCAGTGCGAGTCCGGCGGCAACTGGTCCATCAACACCGGCAACGGCTACTACGGCGGTCTGCAGTTCTCGGCCTCCACCTGGGCCGGGTACGGCGGCACGAAGTACGCCTCCACCGCCGACCAGGCCACCAAGGCGCAGCAGATCGAGATCGCCGAGAAGGTCCTCGCGGGCCAGGGCAAGGGTGCCTGGCCGGTCTGCGGCAAGGGCCTGTCCGGTGCCGCGTACAACGGTGCCGCCGCCTCCTCCGGCTCCTCGAACTCCGGCTCCTCGCAGCAGAACACGCAGGAGAGCACCAAGAAGAGCACCGAGGACACCCGCGCCTCCCGCTCCTCCGAGCGCGCCACCGTCGAGACCCCAACCGGCAAGAAGGTCAAGAAGGGCGACGGCGAGTACAAGGTCGTCACCGGCGACACCCTCAGCGCCATCGCCGAGAAGAAGAACGTCAAGGGTGGCTGGGAGAAGCTCTTCGAGCTGAACAAGGACATCATCGACGACGCCGACTTCATCTACCCGGGCCAGCAGCTCCACCTGAGCTGA